Within the Oscillospiraceae bacterium genome, the region GTTGTGCATGTCGACGCGTCCAAGGGCATGGTGGCGTGGGGCAGGGAGAACGCCGAAATCTCGGGACTTGCGAACGCCAAATGCCGTTGGATCGTGGACGACTGTTTAAAGTTTGTCGAACGCGAAACGCGGCGCGGCAGCAAATATCGCGGCATCATCATGGATCCGCCGTCTTACGGGCGCGGCCCGAACGGCGAGGTCTGGCAGCTGGAATCGAAGATCCATGAATTTGTCGCCTCCTGCGCAAACCTCTTGGCAGACGACGCGGAATTTGTTATGATAAACTCCTACACGACCGGGCTTGCCCCCTCCGCGGTGGCCTACCTGCTCGGTGTGGAGATCGCGAAAAAGCGCGGCGGAAAGGTCTCCGCCGAAGAGATCGGCCTGCCCGTGGAGAGCACGGGATTGATTCTGCCCTGCGGCGGCACGGCAATTTGGACGGCAAGATAGATGAACGAAGCAATCGTATTTGACCATGTCGATTTTGAATATGACCCGAACGAACCGGTCATCCGCGACCTCTCGCTGACAATCAGCGAGGGGGAATTTGTCGCGGTGCTCGGACACAACGGCAGCGGCAAATCGACGCTCGCCAAATTGATCAACGCGATACTGGTGCCCTCCTGCGGCAAGGTGACCGTGTTCGGAATGGACACCGCCGACGAAAAACTGACGAACGAGATCCGCAAAAACGCGGGCATGGTCTTTCAAAACCCGGATAACCAGATCGTCGCGACCAGCGTAGAGGAAGACACCGCTTTCGCGCCCGAAAACCTCGGCGTCCCGCCGCCCGAAATCCGCAAGCGCGTGGACACCGCGCTCGATGAAGTCGGAATGCGCGAATACGCCGACAGGCCGCCCTATAAACTCTCGGGCGGTCAGAAACAGCGGGTTGCCATCGCGGGTATTCTCGCGATGAACCCGAAAATTTTAATCCTGGACGAACCGACCGCCATGCTCGATCCCAAAGGCCGCAAAGAGGTCATGACGACCATCAAGCGGCTGAATGCGTCGGGCATCACGGTGGTGTTCGTGACCCACTATATGGACGAGGCCGCCAAAGCCGAACGAGTTTTGGTGATGGACAGGGGCGTTTTGATGCGCGACTGCCCGCCGAGAACCCTGTTTTCCGAAGCCGACTTTCTGCGCTCACTCGGGCTCGATATTCCTCCGGCGGCCAAACTCGCCGAAGAACTGAAAAAATCCGGCCTTCCGATTCAAAAGACGGTGTTAAACGCAACCGAGTGCGCTGAGGAGATTGCGGCGCTGATCGGGGGCAAAATTTGAAAGATAAATCTTTCAAATTGGGGAGTTTTGTCCTTTACACCTGATATCAGATCAAAAATCTTTGCCAAGTCGGACAAAACATCCCGGCTTCTGCGAAAGGAGGGATAGAAGAATGTCGATAATCAGCGTCAAAGACCTCACCCATATCTACAGCCCCGGCACGCCGTTCGCTCAAACGGCGCTCGACAGGGTCAGCTTTGACGTGGAAAAAGGCGAATTCTTGGGCGTGATCGGGCACACCGGCAGCGGAAAATCGACGCTGATGCAGATGCTGAACGGCCTTTTAAAGCCCACAGGCGGCGAGATCGGTTTTAACGGCGAAAACATCCAGGCCAAGGGCTACAAGCTGCACGAGCTGCGCTTTGCGGTCGGCATGGTCTTTCAATATCCCGAATATCAGCTTTTCGAGGAGACCGTCTATAAAGACATCGCGTTCGGCCCGAAAAACATGGGGCTCAAGCCCGATGAGATCGACCGCAGAGTCCGCAGAGCGGCGCAGTTTTGCGGCCTGCGGGATGAACTCTTGGAACGGTCGCCGTTTGAGCTCTCGGGCGGTCAGAAACGCCGCGCGGCGATTGCGGGCGTGATTGCCATGGAGCCGAAAGTTCTGATTTTGGACGAACCTGCGGCGGGCCTTGACCCCGGCGGACGCGAGCGGATTTTGGATCAAATTAAGAATTACCGTGAGCAGACAGGCTCAACGGTGCTGCTCGTC harbors:
- a CDS encoding energy-coupling factor transporter ATPase translates to MSIISVKDLTHIYSPGTPFAQTALDRVSFDVEKGEFLGVIGHTGSGKSTLMQMLNGLLKPTGGEIGFNGENIQAKGYKLHELRFAVGMVFQYPEYQLFEETVYKDIAFGPKNMGLKPDEIDRRVRRAAQFCGLRDELLERSPFELSGGQKRRAAIAGVIAMEPKVLILDEPAAGLDPGGRERILDQIKNYREQTGSTVLLVSHSMEEIAKYCEKVLVLEKGRVLLHDSTKAVFARADLLHDTGLDIPEITKVLLKLREMGYDADCSAYTLEAARDEVLRLIRNGGGV
- a CDS encoding class I SAM-dependent methyltransferase encodes the protein MRIANEHTEYKLLDASGGERLEDWNGVVLIRPDPQVLWNTPKTDSRWKTAAARYVRSSTGGGSWEMRQKVPDVWQMRYKDLKFNLKPMGFKHTGVFPEQAVNWDLSRKIIAKADKPFPVLNLFAYTGGATLACLAEGAEVVHVDASKGMVAWGRENAEISGLANAKCRWIVDDCLKFVERETRRGSKYRGIIMDPPSYGRGPNGEVWQLESKIHEFVASCANLLADDAEFVMINSYTTGLAPSAVAYLLGVEIAKKRGGKVSAEEIGLPVESTGLILPCGGTAIWTAR
- a CDS encoding energy-coupling factor transporter ATPase, giving the protein MNEAIVFDHVDFEYDPNEPVIRDLSLTISEGEFVAVLGHNGSGKSTLAKLINAILVPSCGKVTVFGMDTADEKLTNEIRKNAGMVFQNPDNQIVATSVEEDTAFAPENLGVPPPEIRKRVDTALDEVGMREYADRPPYKLSGGQKQRVAIAGILAMNPKILILDEPTAMLDPKGRKEVMTTIKRLNASGITVVFVTHYMDEAAKAERVLVMDRGVLMRDCPPRTLFSEADFLRSLGLDIPPAAKLAEELKKSGLPIQKTVLNATECAEEIAALIGGKI